The following coding sequences are from one Ruminococcus flavefaciens AE3010 window:
- a CDS encoding spermidine synthase, with protein sequence MKKKTTVQSTQKKPLPKILKNKWYLYMTEFFAGMSVMAVELGASRLLAPYFSSSQIVWTIIIGTIMIAMALGNIYGGRSADKDPDPDKLYGRILIASVWIAAVPFIGKLAIAGIAGLLVITVNTNFLIWAAFITCMAVFVYPLFLLGTVTPSLVKYTVDSLDDSGSTVGTLGAFNTIGSIIGTFVPTFISIPAVGTAVTFLIFAGIMLLIGIIYFISSKTGAVKTAAASVLFIVCCFASPSMGFAFWEKGLTYEGESVYNYLQVSEDDSNVYLSTNVLFGVQSVYVKSGELSGMYYDYAMAAPLMTEKPDSADILVLGMGTGTYAKQCTTYFSDVTAEGVEIDDRITDLAREYFELPEDIKVTTYDGRAFLAACDKKYDVIMVDAYQDITIPFQMSSVEFFALVRDHLNENGVMVVNMNMRSDSADGINNRLADTISAVFGQVCTVDVKSSTNRELFASNNAHMLTLLRDNTEKLDNQALKAMMNTVQAELVPYVSGGKILTDDKAPVELLGMRVIDDIIQDELVYYKEQFKEKGIRGLLE encoded by the coding sequence ATGAAGAAGAAAACCACAGTACAGTCCACGCAGAAAAAGCCCCTGCCGAAGATACTGAAAAACAAATGGTATCTCTACATGACCGAGTTCTTCGCAGGAATGTCCGTCATGGCTGTGGAGCTTGGCGCAAGCAGGCTTCTCGCCCCCTATTTCAGCTCCTCGCAGATAGTCTGGACTATCATCATCGGTACTATCATGATAGCAATGGCGCTGGGCAACATCTACGGCGGCAGGTCTGCCGACAAGGACCCTGACCCCGACAAGCTCTACGGACGCATACTCATAGCCTCTGTGTGGATAGCGGCTGTGCCTTTCATCGGCAAGCTTGCCATTGCAGGCATTGCCGGACTTCTTGTCATCACCGTCAATACCAACTTCCTCATATGGGCAGCCTTTATCACCTGCATGGCTGTGTTCGTATATCCCCTTTTCCTCCTCGGAACAGTCACTCCCTCACTTGTGAAGTACACCGTGGACTCCCTTGACGACAGCGGCAGCACCGTGGGTACTCTTGGAGCTTTCAACACTATCGGCTCAATTATCGGCACATTCGTCCCCACATTCATCTCTATCCCCGCTGTGGGAACTGCCGTGACATTCCTTATCTTCGCAGGCATAATGCTCCTTATCGGTATCATCTATTTCATAAGCAGCAAAACAGGCGCAGTAAAGACTGCTGCGGCTTCTGTTCTGTTCATCGTATGCTGCTTTGCTTCACCCTCTATGGGCTTTGCATTCTGGGAGAAGGGTCTCACCTATGAGGGCGAGTCCGTATACAACTACTTACAAGTCAGCGAGGACGACAGCAATGTGTATCTCTCCACCAACGTCCTCTTCGGAGTCCAGTCCGTCTACGTAAAGTCGGGAGAGCTCTCGGGTATGTACTATGACTACGCCATGGCAGCTCCCCTTATGACCGAAAAGCCAGATTCTGCGGATATTCTTGTCCTTGGCATGGGTACAGGAACCTACGCCAAGCAGTGCACTACCTATTTCAGCGATGTTACTGCCGAGGGAGTTGAGATAGACGACAGGATAACCGACCTTGCAAGGGAGTACTTCGAGCTCCCCGAGGATATAAAGGTCACCACCTACGACGGCAGAGCCTTTCTTGCCGCCTGTGACAAAAAGTACGACGTTATCATGGTGGACGCTTATCAGGACATCACTATCCCCTTTCAGATGTCCTCAGTGGAGTTCTTCGCTCTCGTCCGTGACCACCTCAACGAAAACGGCGTAATGGTGGTCAATATGAATATGCGCTCCGACAGCGCAGACGGCATCAATAACCGTCTGGCGGACACTATCTCCGCAGTATTCGGTCAGGTCTGCACCGTGGACGTTAAAAGCTCCACCAACCGCGAGCTCTTCGCTTCAAACAACGCCCATATGCTCACTCTACTGAGAGACAACACGGAGAAGCTTGACAACCAAGCCCTGAAAGCCATGATGAACACCGTTCAGGCGGAGCTCGTCCCCTATGTTTCGGGCGGAAAGATACTCACCGACGATAAGGCTCCCGTGGAGCTTCTGGGTATGCGAGTCATAGACGATATCATACAGGACGAGCTGGTCTACTACAAGGAGCAGTTCAAGGAAAAGGGCATACGCGGCTTGCTGGAATAA
- a CDS encoding peptidylprolyl isomerase codes for MVIIEMENGKKIKIELYPDIAPISCENFEKLVKQGFYDGLTFHRVIPGFMIQGGCPNGTGTGGPGWHIKGEFAANGVKNDLKHTRGVLSMARSMMPDSAGSQFFIMHEDAPHLDGNYAAFGKVVEGMDVVDEIAQCATDYNDKPTTPQVMKKVTIE; via the coding sequence ATGGTAATCATCGAAATGGAAAACGGCAAGAAGATAAAGATAGAGCTCTATCCCGATATTGCTCCTATCTCATGCGAGAACTTTGAGAAGCTTGTTAAGCAGGGCTTCTATGACGGTCTCACATTCCACAGAGTTATCCCCGGCTTCATGATACAGGGCGGCTGTCCAAACGGTACAGGCACAGGCGGTCCCGGCTGGCACATCAAGGGCGAATTCGCTGCAAACGGCGTAAAGAACGACCTCAAGCACACAAGAGGAGTTCTCTCAATGGCTCGTTCCATGATGCCCGACTCAGCAGGCTCACAGTTCTTCATCATGCATGAGGACGCTCCTCACCTTGACGGCAACTATGCTGCATTCGGCAAGGTAGTAGAGGGTATGGACGTTGTTGACGAGATAGCACAGTGCGCTACAGACTACAACGACAAGCCTACAACTCCACAGGTAATGAAGAAGGTAACAATTGAGTAA
- a CDS encoding GDSL-type esterase/lipase family protein, protein MKAKRLISGLTSLALSLSAFAGLGTGSAVKPVEAQAAQANWKFDFGGSGAAGGYTGVSATDGYDAGRGYGFAQTWNVANVSAGGSGATADAVQFKDYGTGNTFNVDLPKGLYEVKVTVGNAPRTTIKLEGMVQMMNLTGLGATETVKLPVTDGQLNIQAVEGMSKREQSIAAVEITQVNTTGEMPPMVWICGDSTVANYYNSADTAQHGWGQFFNGKTFGSNYEVRNMATSGQYAKGFVDAGQFAPIETYGKAGDYYIISIGINDSNYSNETEYYNTVTDMTKRAKAKGMEVILVKQQGRRGDLQRNPKLTGRWYGGSLDKIGSEQNVRVVDLFTLWQNFGFSVGYDGMASYYAIQANGSNDDLHQSKKGAQKIAEIMAQELSAPAREPIHPDANVSYMFKNVNSGLYMEVADGSTASGANVQQGQAGVSELKNTWKCIQATGDYFYIKPAESELCLYVDNGSKDNGANIVVADKNGYSDQFFKFQDNGDGTVTILTRASRDASAVEVGSAAKDNGANIQQWEINGHACQKWEMIEVDDIVATTTTTSTTTTTTTTVITTPEEVKTTTTLPSVTVKYGDANCDGAVDMSDIVLIMQALANPNKYDVNGSDSHAITAEGRLNADVTGGGDGMTVQDAMFIQRCLLGLDKLPEAVAIVPEQPTTTTTTTTTTTAETTTTTTAPAVLKYYAADQTWNDGIIETTNSGYTYDKGYVNLGNNTDSNITFTVDVPAEGNYMTHIRFANGSTNDRKMKIFVNNNNDFCWMQSFPGSGSWTEWKEFGIVLPLKAGRNTILMQSAMSEGAPNLDYIELSATDEPYAEVYDPSQEQQNTGSGQRTLYIAGDSTVQSYRESYAPQQGWGYYMQSYFNSDITVANHSIAGRSSKKFYDEGRWQTIADSLKEGDFVMIQFAINDAGQSNADRYAPTCGNVDNPSSGSYEWYMTQFIKSAKDKGATPILVTTTIGMKAYSNGRFVNSYTNYNEACYNLAKKYSIPCIDLNTLMVNHYNSVGYDTAKSYHLMGAVAGSTDGTHFCEKGANIVAGLVAGEIRKQNISGLAQYLK, encoded by the coding sequence ATGAAAGCAAAAAGACTGATCAGCGGTCTTACCTCTCTGGCGCTTTCGCTTTCAGCTTTTGCAGGACTGGGCACAGGCAGCGCAGTCAAGCCTGTTGAGGCGCAGGCTGCTCAGGCAAACTGGAAGTTCGACTTCGGCGGCAGCGGAGCGGCAGGCGGCTACACAGGCGTATCAGCCACCGACGGCTATGACGCAGGCAGAGGCTACGGCTTCGCACAGACATGGAACGTGGCAAATGTTTCCGCAGGAGGCAGCGGAGCAACAGCAGACGCAGTCCAGTTCAAGGACTACGGCACGGGCAACACCTTTAATGTTGACCTGCCAAAGGGACTTTACGAAGTCAAGGTCACTGTGGGAAATGCTCCCCGAACCACTATCAAGCTTGAGGGCATGGTCCAGATGATGAACCTTACGGGACTGGGGGCAACAGAGACAGTAAAGCTTCCCGTTACGGACGGTCAGCTGAACATTCAGGCAGTTGAGGGCATGAGCAAGCGAGAGCAGTCCATAGCCGCAGTTGAGATAACACAGGTGAACACCACAGGCGAAATGCCGCCTATGGTTTGGATATGCGGCGACTCTACCGTGGCAAATTACTACAACTCCGCAGATACCGCACAGCACGGCTGGGGACAGTTCTTCAACGGCAAGACCTTCGGCAGCAATTATGAGGTCCGCAACATGGCTACCAGCGGACAGTATGCCAAGGGCTTCGTGGACGCAGGACAGTTCGCTCCTATCGAGACCTACGGCAAGGCAGGGGACTATTACATAATCTCCATTGGTATCAATGATTCAAACTACTCCAACGAAACGGAGTACTACAATACAGTAACCGACATGACCAAACGCGCAAAGGCTAAGGGCATGGAGGTAATACTGGTCAAGCAGCAGGGCAGACGCGGCGACTTGCAGCGCAATCCAAAGCTCACAGGACGCTGGTACGGCGGCTCACTGGACAAGATAGGCAGCGAGCAGAACGTGCGGGTTGTAGACCTGTTCACCCTGTGGCAGAACTTCGGTTTCTCTGTGGGCTATGACGGTATGGCTTCCTACTACGCTATACAGGCAAACGGCTCCAATGACGACCTCCACCAGAGCAAGAAGGGCGCTCAGAAGATAGCCGAGATAATGGCGCAGGAGCTGTCCGCTCCTGCGAGAGAGCCTATCCACCCCGATGCAAATGTCAGCTACATGTTCAAGAACGTCAACAGCGGTCTTTACATGGAGGTGGCTGACGGCAGCACAGCGAGCGGTGCAAATGTCCAGCAGGGACAGGCAGGCGTTTCTGAGCTGAAAAACACATGGAAGTGCATACAGGCTACAGGCGATTACTTCTACATAAAGCCTGCGGAGTCCGAGCTCTGTCTCTATGTTGACAACGGCAGCAAGGACAACGGCGCTAATATAGTAGTTGCCGACAAGAACGGCTACAGCGACCAGTTCTTCAAATTCCAGGACAACGGCGACGGCACCGTTACTATCCTCACAAGAGCTTCCCGTGACGCTTCTGCGGTAGAGGTAGGAAGCGCAGCTAAGGATAACGGCGCCAATATCCAGCAGTGGGAGATAAACGGTCACGCCTGTCAGAAGTGGGAAATGATAGAGGTGGACGATATTGTTGCTACAACGACCACCACTTCAACTACAACTACCACAACAACTACTGTGATTACTACTCCCGAGGAAGTAAAGACCACAACAACTCTTCCGAGTGTGACTGTGAAGTACGGCGACGCCAACTGCGACGGTGCTGTTGATATGTCGGATATCGTTCTTATCATGCAGGCTCTTGCAAACCCCAACAAGTACGATGTAAACGGCTCTGACAGCCACGCTATCACCGCAGAGGGACGTCTCAATGCAGACGTTACAGGCGGCGGCGACGGCATGACAGTTCAGGACGCTATGTTCATACAGAGATGTCTGCTTGGACTTGATAAGCTTCCCGAGGCTGTTGCTATCGTACCCGAGCAGCCAACAACTACAACGACCACTACTACCACAACAACAGCGGAGACTACCACAACTACTACAGCTCCTGCTGTGCTCAAATACTATGCCGCCGACCAGACATGGAACGACGGTATAATCGAGACTACCAACTCAGGCTATACCTACGACAAGGGCTATGTTAATCTGGGCAACAACACCGACAGCAACATCACCTTTACGGTGGACGTTCCTGCCGAGGGCAACTACATGACCCATATCCGCTTCGCAAACGGTTCAACTAATGACCGTAAGATGAAGATTTTCGTGAACAACAATAATGATTTCTGCTGGATGCAGTCCTTCCCGGGCTCGGGCTCATGGACTGAATGGAAGGAGTTCGGCATAGTTCTTCCTCTCAAGGCAGGCAGAAACACTATCCTTATGCAGTCTGCAATGTCTGAGGGAGCTCCCAATCTTGACTACATCGAGCTCAGCGCTACCGACGAGCCATATGCTGAGGTTTACGACCCGTCACAGGAGCAGCAGAACACAGGCAGCGGTCAGCGTACTCTCTATATCGCAGGCGATTCCACAGTACAGAGCTACCGCGAGTCCTACGCTCCGCAGCAGGGCTGGGGCTACTATATGCAGAGCTACTTCAACAGCGATATCACTGTTGCAAATCACTCCATAGCAGGAAGAAGCTCCAAGAAGTTCTACGACGAGGGCAGATGGCAGACAATTGCGGACAGCCTTAAAGAGGGCGACTTCGTAATGATACAGTTCGCTATCAACGACGCAGGTCAGTCCAATGCGGACAGATACGCACCTACCTGCGGCAACGTTGACAATCCCTCATCGGGCTCATACGAGTGGTACATGACCCAGTTCATCAAGTCCGCAAAGGACAAGGGAGCAACTCCCATACTGGTAACAACTACTATCGGCATGAAGGCTTACTCCAACGGCAGGTTCGTGAACAGCTATACAAATTACAACGAGGCTTGCTACAACCTTGCCAAGAAGTACAGTATCCCATGCATCGATCTCAATACCCTTATGGTGAACCACTATAACTCAGTAGGCTACGACACAGCCAAGAGCTATCACCTTATGGGAGCTGTTGCAGGCTCCACCGACGGTACACACTTCTGTGAAAAGGGTGCCAATATCGTTGCGGGACTTGTTGCAGGCGAGATAAGAAAGCAGAACATAAGCGGACTGGCTCAATACCTCAAATAA
- a CDS encoding HAD family hydrolase: protein MKKGLIFDMDGTLWDSSENVAASWTEKIRELGLERPDITKSDVMGVMGLTMDRIADALFGDLSKEKRMELLDLCCQHENDYLRKHGGVLYPDLEKTFVRLKKKYHLYIVSNCQQGYIEAFLEHYGFGKHFDDIECYGNNLKEKGDNIALLAKRNGLDKAWYVGDIQGDYDATMKAGLDFIHSAYGFGTIKQIVPELQRFSDLPNLMKELDK from the coding sequence ATGAAAAAGGGACTGATATTCGATATGGACGGCACTCTCTGGGACTCCTCGGAGAACGTTGCCGCATCGTGGACTGAAAAGATAAGGGAGCTGGGGCTTGAACGCCCCGACATAACAAAGAGTGACGTTATGGGAGTTATGGGACTTACCATGGACAGGATAGCGGACGCGCTTTTCGGCGACCTTTCAAAGGAGAAGCGCATGGAGCTTCTTGACCTGTGCTGTCAGCATGAGAACGACTATCTCCGCAAGCACGGGGGAGTTCTCTATCCCGACCTTGAAAAGACCTTTGTACGCCTTAAAAAGAAGTATCACCTCTACATCGTAAGCAACTGCCAGCAGGGCTATATAGAGGCTTTTCTGGAGCATTACGGCTTCGGTAAGCACTTTGACGACATTGAGTGCTACGGCAACAATCTAAAGGAAAAGGGCGACAACATCGCTCTCCTTGCCAAGCGCAACGGACTTGACAAGGCTTGGTATGTAGGGGATATACAGGGTGATTACGACGCCACCATGAAAGCGGGTCTGGACTTCATACACTCTGCCTACGGATTCGGTACTATAAAGCAGATTGTCCCCGAGCTTCAGCGCTTCAGCGACCTGCCGAATCTTATGAAAGAGCTGGATAAATGA
- a CDS encoding iron-containing alcohol dehydrogenase family protein translates to MNQHTRFNLPICLAVEEDAFFHSDEIISRYIPEMIGQKTVIVSEQFLIDIYKEKITNISHDFGGAEIIAMDRASFDEAVKIAKKVCVEDIKVIIGIGGGRVLDTAKYAAHISKAVYICMPTSLSNDSLASPFAVLETEGVARKTIECKIPTAIIVDTNMITNAPLNQTLSGIGDTIAKHTALYDWKLAARKTGTRVDDFAYALSRMSYDSVYHCDEKDLKSRVFIRILSRALVMGGLAMEIAGSSRPCSGSEHLFAHAIEEYYPDIKISHGLAVAMGSIPACIFQGQTPDGLISFFKTYGVGIDPRSYGITEDMFADMWEKARTVRKGRITVLDEVKHDRVQLNEIYSRMAEGK, encoded by the coding sequence ATGAATCAGCATACAAGATTTAATCTTCCTATCTGCCTTGCAGTGGAGGAGGACGCCTTTTTTCATTCGGACGAGATAATTTCACGCTATATCCCAGAGATGATCGGTCAAAAGACCGTTATTGTCTCGGAGCAGTTCCTCATCGACATCTACAAGGAGAAGATAACCAACATCAGCCACGACTTCGGCGGTGCGGAGATAATCGCCATGGACCGCGCAAGCTTCGACGAAGCGGTAAAGATAGCCAAAAAGGTCTGTGTCGAGGACATAAAGGTCATAATCGGCATCGGCGGCGGACGAGTACTTGATACTGCAAAGTATGCCGCACACATCAGCAAGGCGGTGTATATCTGTATGCCGACTTCCCTCAGCAACGACTCACTTGCTTCGCCCTTTGCAGTCCTTGAGACCGAGGGTGTGGCGCGTAAGACCATTGAGTGCAAGATACCTACGGCTATCATCGTGGACACCAACATGATAACAAATGCTCCGCTGAACCAGACTCTTTCGGGTATAGGCGACACCATTGCAAAGCATACGGCGCTGTACGACTGGAAGCTTGCTGCGAGAAAGACGGGTACCCGTGTGGACGACTTTGCTTACGCACTCAGCAGAATGAGCTACGATTCGGTGTATCACTGCGACGAAAAGGACTTGAAGAGCCGCGTGTTTATCCGTATCCTGTCGAGAGCTCTCGTTATGGGCGGTCTTGCTATGGAGATAGCAGGCTCCTCACGCCCCTGCAGCGGCAGTGAGCACCTCTTTGCCCACGCTATCGAGGAGTACTACCCTGACATAAAGATATCCCACGGACTTGCAGTTGCAATGGGCTCCATACCTGCCTGCATCTTTCAGGGACAGACTCCCGACGGACTTATCAGCTTCTTCAAGACCTACGGAGTGGGTATCGACCCACGCTCCTACGGCATAACCGAGGATATGTTCGCTGATATGTGGGAGAAGGCAAGAACGGTACGCAAGGGCAGGATAACCGTTCTTGACGAGGTAAAGCACGACAGGGTGCAGCTTAATGAAATTTACAGCAGAATGGCGGAGGGCAAATGA
- the pncB gene encoding nicotinate phosphoribosyltransferase yields the protein MKLQPIVVSLLDTDLYKFNMDQVIFHKHTDLCGQYYFKCRNKDVVFTAEMVQEINDQIDHLCSLTFKKEELDYLRSIRFIKDDYVEFLRLWRPIRDYVTAELDGNGQLQIVVDGPLFSAMQFEIYLLEIVNEVYFRMKFDYERLRKSAEERLDAKIKALNDGTYTFKFAEFGCRRRLSREWEDVVVKRLCTETDKCVGTSNVYLAMKYNVTPIGTYAHEFVQMYQGIDSIPLAYTNHYAMNDWYNEYQGDNGTALTDTVTTDLFLLDFNRSMVNNYTGVRHDSGDPYAWGEKIIAHYKKYGVDPKTKLLLFSDSLDFDRAQKLYEYFCDKTKVSFGIGTFCSNDTEETALNIVIKLQYVNGRPVAKLSDDIGKAMCRDESYLEYLKRSVEFRLERESKK from the coding sequence ATGAAGCTCCAACCAATTGTCGTATCACTGCTGGATACCGACCTGTACAAGTTCAACATGGATCAGGTCATCTTCCACAAGCACACCGATCTCTGCGGACAGTATTACTTCAAGTGCCGCAACAAGGATGTGGTTTTCACTGCCGAAATGGTGCAGGAGATAAACGACCAGATCGACCACCTCTGCTCTCTCACATTCAAGAAAGAAGAGCTGGACTACCTCCGCTCCATACGCTTCATCAAGGACGACTATGTTGAGTTTCTGAGGCTGTGGAGGCCTATCCGCGACTACGTTACCGCAGAGCTTGACGGAAACGGTCAGCTTCAGATAGTTGTTGACGGACCGCTGTTCTCGGCTATGCAGTTCGAGATATATCTGCTGGAGATAGTCAACGAGGTATACTTCCGTATGAAGTTCGACTATGAAAGGCTCCGCAAATCTGCCGAGGAGCGCCTTGACGCAAAGATAAAGGCACTTAACGACGGCACATATACATTCAAATTTGCCGAGTTCGGCTGCCGCAGACGCCTTTCCCGCGAGTGGGAGGACGTTGTGGTAAAGCGCCTGTGCACCGAGACTGACAAGTGCGTGGGTACTTCAAACGTTTACCTTGCAATGAAGTACAATGTAACTCCTATCGGCACATATGCCCATGAGTTCGTGCAGATGTATCAGGGCATAGACTCAATACCTCTTGCATACACTAACCACTATGCAATGAACGACTGGTACAACGAGTATCAGGGCGATAACGGTACAGCTCTTACGGATACGGTGACTACAGACCTGTTCCTGCTGGACTTCAACCGCTCAATGGTCAATAACTACACGGGAGTCCGCCACGACAGCGGTGATCCCTATGCGTGGGGAGAGAAGATAATCGCCCACTACAAGAAGTACGGCGTTGATCCCAAGACAAAGCTCCTGCTGTTCAGCGACAGCCTTGACTTTGACCGCGCACAGAAGCTCTATGAGTACTTCTGCGACAAGACCAAGGTTTCCTTTGGTATCGGAACATTCTGCTCCAATGATACAGAGGAGACAGCTCTCAATATCGTTATAAAGCTCCAGTATGTCAACGGACGTCCCGTTGCGAAGCTCTCCGACGACATCGGCAAGGCAATGTGCCGCGATGAGAGCTACCTTGAGTACTTAAAGCGCTCTGTGGAGTTCAGACTTGAAAGAGAATCCAAGAAGTAA
- a CDS encoding alpha/beta fold hydrolase, whose translation MKKAIKAFLKTLKWFGIILVSLIIILLLVRAIGRMIYNKTPEGGINEEMYIDVNGQQQWINIYGEDRDNPVMLYLHGGPGGATSEMDWKVLRKLAGDYTVVNWDQRGCGKTQIHSPQEGLITSELMQSDIDAVADFILEYMGKDKLTILGHSWGTMYGGDFVIRNPEKVDCIIDLSLSVDKDVTAMMNKGVEDYISGAIDYQTAIDKYGEISFMYYNFTGESSCLDSSEKYRKYFSAVKQIMTDWTVNSEDDRVFAEQFDPDKMTELICSSSETDIKKASHMFGESVLPLTDKYVYSDEEGLFDGDVNPLAAAFFNPYYSITDHIKNNFGEDVYYQPVDPANEKSGDVCGVLLDEFDLSEKTEYKVPVYVLQGSNDDYCGVIKSYFDRINAPDKEFRYIDGGHMSTMLHSEELAQFVHEIKEKNR comes from the coding sequence ATGAAAAAAGCAATAAAAGCATTTTTGAAAACACTGAAATGGTTCGGTATTATCCTTGTTTCGCTGATAATTATACTGCTGTTAGTACGGGCGATAGGCAGAATGATATACAATAAAACTCCCGAGGGCGGCATAAACGAGGAAATGTACATTGACGTCAATGGTCAGCAGCAGTGGATAAATATTTACGGCGAGGACAGGGATAATCCCGTTATGCTGTATCTTCACGGCGGTCCCGGAGGCGCTACCAGTGAAATGGACTGGAAAGTGCTGAGGAAGCTGGCAGGGGATTACACTGTGGTCAACTGGGATCAGCGAGGCTGCGGCAAGACTCAGATACACTCTCCGCAGGAGGGGCTGATAACTTCTGAGCTCATGCAAAGTGATATCGACGCAGTTGCAGACTTCATTCTTGAATATATGGGCAAGGATAAGCTGACTATACTTGGTCATTCGTGGGGAACTATGTACGGCGGAGATTTTGTTATCCGTAATCCCGAAAAGGTGGATTGTATAATCGACCTTTCACTTTCCGTGGATAAAGATGTTACTGCGATGATGAACAAGGGCGTTGAGGATTATATCTCGGGAGCAATAGATTATCAGACTGCAATAGATAAGTACGGCGAAATATCGTTTATGTACTACAACTTTACAGGTGAGAGCTCCTGCCTTGACAGCAGCGAGAAGTACAGAAAGTATTTCAGTGCTGTAAAACAGATTATGACGGACTGGACGGTAAACAGCGAAGATGACCGCGTTTTTGCCGAACAGTTTGATCCGGATAAAATGACAGAGCTGATATGCAGTTCCTCTGAGACTGATATTAAAAAAGCATCTCATATGTTTGGCGAAAGCGTTCTTCCTCTGACAGACAAGTATGTATACAGCGATGAGGAAGGACTGTTTGACGGCGATGTAAATCCACTTGCAGCAGCTTTTTTCAATCCGTATTATTCGATCACAGATCATATAAAGAATAATTTTGGAGAAGATGTTTATTATCAGCCTGTTGATCCTGCAAATGAAAAAAGCGGTGATGTGTGTGGTGTACTGCTTGATGAATTTGATCTGAGCGAAAAGACAGAGTATAAGGTTCCGGTTTATGTTTTGCAGGGCAGCAATGACGATTACTGCGGCGTAATCAAGTCATATTTTGACAGAATAAACGCTCCAGATAAAGAATTCCGGTATATTGACGGCGGACATATGTCAACTATGCTCCATTCCGAGGAGCTGGCACAGTTTGTGCATGAGATAAAAGAAAAAAACAGGTAG
- the queD gene encoding 6-carboxytetrahydropterin synthase QueD, producing MYILKTSAEFDSAHFLSGYKGKCANIHGHRWKIEVCVAEEALIAEGEKRGMVIDFGDLKHEVRALADSFDHALIYEKGSLKTTTLAALSDEGFRLIEVDYRPTAENFARDFYEVLTAKGLPVKSVTVYETPENCAIYEEVK from the coding sequence ATGTATATACTTAAAACGTCGGCGGAGTTCGACAGCGCCCACTTCCTTTCGGGCTATAAGGGCAAATGCGCAAATATCCACGGTCACCGCTGGAAGATAGAAGTCTGCGTGGCTGAGGAAGCTCTCATTGCCGAGGGCGAAAAGCGAGGCATGGTAATAGACTTCGGCGACCTGAAACACGAAGTACGTGCTCTTGCAGACAGCTTCGACCACGCTCTCATATATGAAAAGGGCTCACTGAAAACGACTACCCTTGCCGCTCTCAGTGACGAGGGGTTCCGCCTTATCGAGGTGGACTATCGTCCCACAGCCGAGAATTTCGCCCGTGATTTCTATGAAGTTCTCACCGCAAAGGGACTTCCCGTGAAGTCCGTGACCGTATATGAAACACCCGAGAACTGCGCTATTTATGAGGAGGTAAAGTAA
- the queE gene encoding putative 7-carboxy-7-deazaguanine synthase QueE — translation MLPVVEKFISINGEGAHAGELAAFIRFRGCNLSCSYCDTCWANTENAPAEYETIEELAAWVADTGVHNVTLTGGEPLLQKECGALAELLIKNGCRVEIETNGSISLERLASSEYRPVFTMDYKLPSSGMEEFMCVDNFRLLNCHDTVKFVSGSIADLEKAAKLIDKYRLKERCHVFISPVFGEIDPADIVDFMEEHKMNGVRLQLQLHKFIWEPTRRGV, via the coding sequence ATGCTGCCTGTTGTTGAAAAATTCATCAGTATAAACGGCGAGGGCGCTCACGCAGGCGAGCTTGCGGCGTTCATACGCTTCCGCGGCTGCAATCTCAGCTGCTCCTACTGCGATACCTGTTGGGCTAATACGGAAAACGCCCCTGCGGAGTACGAAACTATAGAAGAGCTTGCTGCATGGGTGGCAGATACAGGCGTCCACAATGTTACCCTCACAGGAGGCGAGCCCCTGCTGCAAAAGGAGTGCGGCGCACTGGCTGAGCTCCTCATAAAGAACGGCTGCCGCGTGGAGATAGAGACCAACGGCAGTATCTCCCTTGAAAGGTTAGCTTCTTCCGAGTACCGCCCTGTGTTCACTATGGACTATAAGCTGCCCTCAAGCGGTATGGAGGAGTTCATGTGCGTGGACAATTTCCGACTGCTGAACTGCCACGATACGGTGAAATTCGTGTCGGGAAGCATTGCCGACCTTGAAAAAGCGGCGAAGCTCATAGACAAATACAGGCTCAAGGAGCGCTGCCATGTTTTCATCAGTCCTGTTTTCGGCGAGATAGACCCTGCGGACATAGTTGACTTCATGGAGGAGCACAAAATGAACGGCGTCCGCTTGCAGTTACAGCTCCACAAATTCATCTGGGAACCCACAAGGAGGGGCGTTTAA